The Raphanus sativus cultivar WK10039 unplaced genomic scaffold, ASM80110v3 Scaffold4108, whole genome shotgun sequence genome has a window encoding:
- the LOC108815026 gene encoding RING-H2 finger protein ATL8, with protein MARLLLRLLQEANPPSPAAVNADLILIIAALICALICVLGLVAVSRCSWLRRIAARNGSAASSDQNPQPPVAAANRGLKKKVLRSLPKLTYSPDSPPAEKLAECAICLTEFAAGDELRVLPQCGHGFHVSCIDTWLGSHSSCPSCRQILVVARCHKCGGVPGSSSSGSESDTRVKQHEDEPSSLLA; from the coding sequence ATGGCGCGTCTTCTCCTTCGTCTTCTTCAAGAAGCCAATCCTCCGTCGCCGGCCGCGGTAAACGCCGATCTCATACTCATCATAGCTGCTCTCATCTGTGCACTGATCTGCGTCCTCGGCTTAGTCGCCGTCTCTCGATGCTCCTGGCTCCGACGTATCGCCGCCAGGAACGGCTCCGCCGCGAGTTCTGATCAGAATCCTCAACCGCCGGTGGCTGCGGCCAACAGAGGACTGAAAAAGAAAGTCCTCCGATCGCTGCCGAAGCTCACTTACTCGCCGGATTCTCCTCCGGCGGAGAAACTGGCCGAGTGCGCCATCTGCCTGACGGAGTTCGCCGCCGGCGACGAGCTCAGAGTGTTGCCGCAGTGCGGTCACGGTTTCCACGTGTCTTGTATCGACACGTGGCTTGGGTCTCACTCTTCGTGTCCTTCTTGCCGCCAGATCTTGGTGGTTGCCAGGTGTCACAAATGTGGCGGTGTGCCCGGTAGCTCAAGCTCAGGATCCGAATCTGATACCCGGGTCAAGCAACATGAAGATGAACCTAGTAGCCTCTTGGcttga